In the Candidatus Binatia bacterium genome, one interval contains:
- the leuC gene encoding 3-isopropylmalate dehydratase large subunit, with protein sequence MGKSLLEKVWAAHTVRELPSGQTQLFIGLHLIHEVTSPQAFQMIREQDLKVLFPERTFATVDHIIPTDTRQRPYADAQAEGMMRAIERNCREFGIRFFDAACGQQGIVHVLGPELGLTQPGMTIACGDSHTSTHGALGAVALGIGTSQVRDVLATQCLAIERPRIRRISVDGALGPGVYAKDVILHIIRRLGVKGGVGYAYEYGGAVLERMTMEERMTVCNMSIEGGARLGYVNPDTTTFEYLRGRQFAPSAENFDRAAVWWKSMASDADAVYDDTVRLDGARIAPTVTWGINPGQAIGVDESIPAPEAFPTDERAVAEDAYEYMGFKPGTPIRGTHIDVAFIGSCTNGRLSDLREAARVARLGRVAPHVKALVVPGSEAVARAAEAEGLDEVFRGAGFEWRLPGCSMCLAMNPDKLVGRQVCASSSNRNFKGRQGSPSGRTLLMSPAMVAAAALNGAVVDVREMLAEK encoded by the coding sequence ATGGGCAAGAGTCTGTTAGAAAAAGTATGGGCGGCGCACACGGTGCGGGAACTGCCGTCGGGCCAGACGCAGCTTTTTATCGGGCTGCATTTGATCCACGAGGTCACCAGCCCGCAGGCGTTCCAGATGATACGCGAGCAGGACCTGAAGGTGCTGTTCCCCGAGCGTACCTTCGCCACCGTCGATCACATCATCCCGACCGATACGCGACAGCGGCCCTACGCCGATGCGCAAGCCGAGGGCATGATGAGGGCGATCGAGCGCAATTGCCGTGAATTCGGCATCCGCTTCTTTGACGCGGCCTGTGGCCAACAGGGCATCGTGCACGTTCTCGGCCCGGAGCTGGGCCTGACGCAGCCGGGCATGACGATCGCCTGTGGCGACAGTCACACCAGTACGCACGGGGCACTGGGCGCGGTCGCCCTTGGCATCGGGACCAGTCAGGTGCGCGACGTCCTCGCTACGCAGTGCCTGGCAATCGAGCGGCCGCGCATCCGGCGCATCAGCGTCGATGGCGCCCTCGGGCCGGGGGTCTATGCGAAGGACGTCATTCTCCACATCATCCGCCGGCTCGGAGTCAAAGGTGGCGTGGGCTACGCCTACGAATATGGCGGCGCGGTGCTCGAACGCATGACGATGGAAGAGCGCATGACCGTGTGCAACATGAGCATCGAAGGCGGGGCACGGCTGGGATACGTCAATCCCGATACGACCACCTTCGAATACCTGCGCGGCCGGCAGTTTGCGCCAAGCGCAGAGAACTTCGATCGCGCCGCGGTGTGGTGGAAATCCATGGCCTCGGATGCGGATGCCGTGTATGACGATACGGTCCGGCTGGACGGCGCCCGCATCGCGCCGACCGTGACCTGGGGAATCAACCCGGGGCAGGCGATCGGCGTGGACGAAAGCATACCGGCCCCCGAGGCGTTTCCGACAGACGAGCGCGCCGTGGCGGAAGATGCCTATGAATACATGGGCTTCAAGCCCGGGACTCCCATCCGCGGTACGCATATCGATGTCGCGTTCATCGGCTCGTGCACCAACGGCCGCCTCTCCGACCTGCGCGAGGCTGCACGGGTTGCCCGCCTCGGGCGCGTGGCGCCGCACGTGAAGGCACTGGTGGTTCCCGGCTCGGAGGCGGTGGCGCGCGCCGCCGAAGCCGAAGGGCTCGACGAGGTCTTTCGCGGTGCAGGTTTCGAATGGCGTTTGCCGGGTTGCTCGATGTGTTTGGCCATGAATCCCGACAAGTTGGTCGGACGCCAGGTGTGCGCCTCGTCGAGCAACCGCAATTTCAAGGGCCGGCAAGGGAGTCCGTCGGGCCGGACACTGCTCATGAGCCCGGCGATGGTGGCGGCGGCGGCGCTCAACGGCGCCGTGGTCGATGTACGCGAGATGTTGGCGGAGAAGTGA
- the leuD gene encoding 3-isopropylmalate dehydratase small subunit, producing the protein MSELIRIKQVVGRPIPLRGNDVDTDRIIPARYMKAVTFDGLGQYVFQDVRFDADGGLKGHVMDDPRYQAKGPRVGIVNKNFGCGSSREHAPQALLRWGIKALVGESFADIFFGNCVSLGIPCVTASEADARTLMAAVEEDPAHDLTVDVEASSVIYRGRTYPVALPVAACKQLLEGSWDATRILLQAEAQVRQTAARLPYVRGFAR; encoded by the coding sequence ATGAGCGAACTCATCCGCATCAAACAGGTGGTCGGCCGGCCAATCCCGCTGCGCGGCAATGACGTCGACACCGACCGCATCATTCCGGCCCGTTACATGAAGGCCGTCACTTTCGATGGGTTGGGTCAGTACGTCTTTCAGGATGTCCGCTTCGACGCCGATGGCGGCTTGAAAGGGCATGTCATGGATGACCCGCGCTACCAGGCGAAAGGTCCGCGCGTCGGTATCGTCAACAAAAACTTCGGTTGCGGGTCGTCGCGTGAGCACGCGCCGCAGGCGCTGCTGCGTTGGGGCATCAAGGCGTTGGTGGGGGAATCCTTTGCGGACATCTTTTTCGGGAACTGTGTCAGCCTGGGCATACCCTGCGTCACTGCGTCGGAGGCGGATGCCCGCACACTGATGGCAGCCGTCGAGGAGGATCCAGCCCACGATCTGACCGTGGATGTCGAGGCGTCGAGCGTAATCTATCGTGGCAGGACCTATCCCGTCGCGCTCCCGGTGGCGGCCTGCAAGCAACTTCTCGAAGGCAGCTGGGATGCGACGCGCATCCTGCTACAGGCGGAGGCGCAGGTGCGTCAGACAGCGGCGCGGCTGCCCTACGTCAGGGGCTTCGCGCGCTAG
- a CDS encoding VOC family protein yields MTVQPHLTHVALFVRDPGRTVDFYQRFVGLHVVHDRTDEGTRVVWLSERERDPEFVIVAIAAPPADEGVPPHMAHFGYDVPSRAVVDEIAARAEKEGILEEGPLDAGAIVGYLCIVRDPDGNLVEFSHGQPINPRRVN; encoded by the coding sequence ATGACGGTGCAGCCCCACCTGACCCACGTTGCTCTTTTCGTGAGAGATCCCGGGCGCACGGTCGACTTCTACCAGCGCTTCGTTGGGTTGCACGTCGTGCACGACCGTACCGACGAGGGCACCCGCGTGGTGTGGCTGAGCGAAAGAGAGCGCGATCCGGAGTTCGTCATTGTCGCGATTGCCGCGCCTCCGGCGGACGAGGGTGTCCCGCCCCACATGGCGCACTTCGGCTACGACGTGCCGTCGCGCGCGGTCGTGGACGAGATCGCCGCGCGCGCTGAGAAGGAAGGGATTCTGGAAGAGGGGCCTTTGGACGCCGGAGCCATCGTCGGTTACTTGTGTATCGTGCGTGACCCGGACGGGAATCTGGTCGAGTTTTCCCACGGGCAGCCGATAAACCCCAGACGTGTGAACTAG
- a CDS encoding ABC transporter ATP-binding protein, producing the protein MQTDAIRVERLRQVYGSRVALNDVSFAVACGEIFGLLGPNGGGKTTLFKILSTLLTPSGGSAAIFGDSLSKPDAVRRHLGVVFQHPSVDGKLSVVENLTCHGHLYGLRGGALGERIDAVLRRLRLMDRAGDRVETLSGGLQRRTELAKALLHQPPLLLLDEPSTGLDPGARRDFMQYLRQLRDEEQVTIVLTTHYMEEAERCDRVAILHQGNLVSVGAPAELKSRVGGDVVVMQTPDAEALRQKIRQRFACDAAVVDGTVRVERPRGHEFVRDVVEAFPADVSFVTYGKPTLEDVFIHLTGHRFWSEGTTSAGDS; encoded by the coding sequence ATGCAAACTGACGCGATCCGAGTCGAGCGGCTCCGGCAGGTGTACGGCAGCCGCGTCGCATTGAACGACGTCAGCTTCGCCGTGGCTTGCGGCGAGATCTTCGGCTTGCTGGGTCCCAACGGTGGCGGCAAGACGACACTGTTCAAGATCCTCTCTACGCTCCTGACGCCGAGCGGCGGCTCTGCCGCGATCTTCGGCGACTCGCTGTCCAAGCCTGATGCGGTTCGTCGCCACCTCGGCGTCGTGTTCCAGCACCCGAGCGTCGATGGCAAGCTTTCGGTGGTGGAGAACCTGACATGTCACGGGCATCTCTATGGCCTACGCGGCGGCGCGCTGGGTGAACGTATCGATGCCGTGCTGCGCCGCCTGCGGTTGATGGACCGTGCGGGAGACCGCGTTGAAACTCTCTCGGGTGGGCTCCAGCGCCGCACGGAACTGGCCAAGGCCTTGCTGCATCAGCCCCCGCTGTTGCTCCTCGACGAACCGAGCACTGGCTTGGACCCCGGGGCCCGGCGGGACTTCATGCAGTATCTGCGGCAGCTCCGCGACGAAGAACAGGTGACGATTGTGCTCACCACTCACTATATGGAGGAGGCGGAACGCTGTGACCGGGTAGCGATCTTGCACCAAGGCAACCTGGTGAGCGTCGGCGCACCCGCCGAGCTCAAGAGCCGCGTTGGCGGCGACGTGGTGGTGATGCAGACGCCGGATGCGGAAGCCCTGCGGCAGAAGATCCGGCAGCGCTTCGCCTGCGATGCGGCGGTGGTGGACGGGACCGTGCGGGTCGAACGTCCGCGCGGGCACGAGTTTGTGCGCGATGTTGTCGAGGCGTTCCCCGCGGATGTCAGCTTTGTGACCTACGGCAAGCCAACATTGGAAGACGTGTTCATTCATCTGACCGGCCATCGGTTTTGGTCGGAAGGTACGACTAGCGCTGGAGACTCGTGA
- a CDS encoding ABC transporter permease, whose translation MRVLLPIFALWHREMVRFVRQRSRVTGALAQPIVFWLLLGGGLNASFQPAGAPPGTSYIEYFYPGIIILTLLFTAIFATISTVEDRREGFLQGVLVAPVPRWSIVLGQALGATSLAVIQGTLLLCVAPLAGIALTMASVVSSIAVMIIISLALTGLGLIIAWRMESTQGFHAIMNLILIPIWLLSGAFFPAAGAPAPLNWLMRIDPLTYGMAALRHCLYLSRPGAVGAIPPLIPSLGISLAFCIVALAAAARSANRSLT comes from the coding sequence ATGCGAGTGCTGCTGCCCATCTTTGCGCTCTGGCACCGCGAGATGGTGCGCTTCGTGCGGCAGCGCAGTCGGGTTACCGGTGCCCTGGCGCAGCCAATCGTCTTCTGGTTGCTGTTGGGCGGTGGTCTCAATGCCTCATTTCAGCCTGCCGGGGCGCCGCCGGGGACGAGCTACATCGAGTACTTCTATCCGGGGATCATCATCCTCACGCTGCTGTTCACCGCCATCTTCGCCACCATCTCAACCGTCGAGGATCGCCGCGAAGGGTTTCTCCAGGGGGTGCTGGTTGCGCCGGTGCCGCGATGGAGCATCGTGCTGGGACAGGCATTGGGCGCTACATCACTGGCAGTTATACAAGGAACGCTGCTGCTGTGTGTCGCCCCGCTGGCGGGCATTGCGCTCACCATGGCTTCGGTCGTGTCCAGTATCGCGGTCATGATCATCATTTCGTTGGCGCTGACGGGCTTGGGCCTCATCATCGCCTGGCGCATGGAGTCGACGCAGGGCTTCCACGCCATCATGAACCTCATCCTCATCCCGATCTGGTTGCTCTCGGGAGCATTCTTCCCAGCCGCGGGAGCGCCCGCGCCGCTGAACTGGCTGATGCGCATCGACCCGCTCACCTACGGCATGGCGGCACTACGCCACTGCCTTTACCTGAGCCGCCCAGGGGCGGTGGGAGCGATACCGCCCCTGATCCCGTCGCTGGGGATCAGCCTCGCGTTCTGCATCGTGGCTCTGGCGGCCGCTGCACGCAGCGCGAATCGAAGCCTGACGTAG